From the Astyanax mexicanus isolate ESR-SI-001 chromosome 9, AstMex3_surface, whole genome shotgun sequence genome, one window contains:
- the LOC111194784 gene encoding uncharacterized protein LOC111194784, with translation MFTAVQEAAIVNLVRANNEIRLREIQSHIIQENTIFSNIQQVSLSTLARILKRNQIRMKQLYKVPFERNSQRNKELRRAYVDTVLEMDAHATPHEFIFIDEAGFNLAKTRRRGRNVIGHRAIINVPGQRGGNITMCAAISNMHGVLHRHANLGPYNTAHILTFLGRLHNILIPERMNDADRHRNRYVVVWDNVSFHRAATVQNWFADHPPFLVQYLPPYSPFLNPIEESFSAWWWKVYVRQPFVRMTLLQAMEEACDEIDVGAIQGWIRHSRRFFPQCLAKENIACDVDVALWPDPAVRQEAV, from the exons ATGTTCACCGCGGTACAAGAAGCTGCCATTGTAAACTTGGTTAGGGCAAATAATGAAATCAGATTACGAGAAATTCAAAGCCACATCATCCAAGAAAACACAATATTCAGCAACATTCAACAAGTCAGTCTTTCTACATTGGCTCGCATTCTCAAGCGAAACCAAATCAGAATGAAACAACTTTATAAAGTGCCTTTTGAGAGAAACTCTCAAAGAAACAAAGAGCTCAGACGAGCATATGTGGAT aCAGTACTGGAAATGGATGCTCATGCAACTCCACATGAGTTCATCTTTATAGATGAGGCTGGGTTCAACCTAGCAAAGACCAGAAGAAGGGGAAGAAATGTCATTGGCCACAGAGCAATTATAAATGTTCCTGGCCAACGTGGTGGGAACATCACAATGTGCGCTGCCATCTCCAATATGCATGGTGTCCTCCACCGCCATGCCAACCTTGGACCATACAACACAGCCCATATTCTCACATTTCTGGGTAGACTCCACAACATTCTCATACCAGAGCGAATGAATGACGCAGACCGTCACAGAAACAGGTACGTTGTAGTATGGGACAACGTGAGCTTTCATCGTGCAGCCACAGTCCAAAACTGGTTTGCTGACCACCCACCATTTCTCGTGCAATACCTCCCACCATACTCACCATTTCTGAACCCCATAGAAGAGTCCTTttcagcatggtggtggaaggTATATGTCCGGCAGCCCTTTGTGCGCATGACTCTTCTGCAGGCTATGGAAGAGGCATGTGATGAAATTGATGTGGGTGCAATTCAGGGATGGATAAGGCACTCAAGACGCTTCTTCCCTCAATGTCTGGCAAAGGAAAATATTGCCTGTGATGTGGACGTGGCATTGTGGCCAGACCCAGCTGTACGGCAAGAAGCTGTCTAA